In the genome of Oncorhynchus gorbuscha isolate QuinsamMale2020 ecotype Even-year linkage group LG05, OgorEven_v1.0, whole genome shotgun sequence, the window tatggaaaatttcggagatcttttatttcagctcatgaaacattggaacAACagtttgcatgttgcgtttaaaGTTTTGCTCAGTATACTTCCCCTTTTCTAACCCAATGCCCAGGGTTCAAATAACTGTTAGAATTGTGCAATTCCTGTTTGTGAAGATTTTTTATGGTTGCAGGGGTGCTCATATTTAATAGGCAGTGCCCTGGTTTTTTACAAGTGTCCTGACCATGAGTAATTTGAACCATGAAAACAGTATGATAAAAGATAGGCACTAGGGTTGAGATCTAGCAGAGATTGAATTGGTCAGTCCACTGACCTCTAATAGCGGGGGCAGGCTCTTTCTTCTGGACCAGGGAGTAGAAGGCCATGGTGATGAAGATGAAGGCCAGAGACACACCCACTCCCACCACGATGGGGATGTCATGTTTCTTCAGCACTGGGAGCCATGGAGGAGGAGGCTTtactctgggggagagagggagtgagacagagagcaagagaaataTTGTTCCATTGTTGTCACTCTTTATGGTGATCATAATTATGTCCAAATGCAGCATTTAGTCGAAGTACCTCCAAATACAATAGGTAAAAGACAGACTTTGGATATTAGGACGTTCAGTTGTGATGTACATTTCTCTTTCAACATTATCCAATCAAAAGAATTAGGAGTAAAACCAACTCATGGCCTCGTTGTGTAAAAACGTCAGTCAATTACATCCAACAGAATAATACACCCACATGTATGTCTCAACTGTGCAAATATTTAAGCAAGATCAAAGGTTCTATTCAGTCTGTATTACTGAAGAGTTACAGATACCCGCAACAGGAATGTAAAGGCAATTTCCGATTGAGCCTAGATATGCAGCAtgtaccgtgaatgcagtctccgctaaaGCAGGAAAATTGCCTGTAAATTTCAGTCACGCCGTAAAGCTGAACTCCCGCGATGCAAATTGAATAGATCCCCAAGTGTGATAGGAGCTGTGGTGGTTGCAGAGTTATATCTGGAGTCATGTCAGCAGTTTAAGCCTGTGAGCCCCATATATGAAGTGGTAAATGATCTGGTAGATCCTGATACAACCCCTCAGATTCACAGAAAGCTATTTCTTGATTAAGCCTTACTGTTGCATTCCCCCTATTCACCGTTGTCCACATAGCACATAATCACTCAAAACATTGAGTATTACTGTATATTTTGCTTTGCAAAGAATGCATGCACACTGTAAGCAGATGTCAGTGGTATAAAGTccttaagtaaaaatactggaaagtactacttaagtagtttttttggggtatctgtaatttactatttatatttttgactactttttatttttcttcactacattcctaaagacaattattttcctgacacccaaaagtactcgttacatttttaaTGGTTAGCAGGACAGATAAACTGTCTAattcatccctactgtctctgatttGGCGGACTCACTTAAACACATGCTTTGCCTGTAAATTATGTCTtttatataaggaatttgaaaagaTTTAcgcttttacttttgatacataagtatattttagcaattacattacttttgatacttaagtatatttaaaaccaaatacttttagacttttattcaagtattattttactgggtgactttcccttttctattaaggtatctttacttgtaCTCAAGTATGGCAATGgggtactttttccatcactggCAGATACAGTAAAAACTATCTATGCTGTAAGTAGATAACTGGGATGATTTCAAAATAAAGGTCAACTCCGTCTCCCACCTCTTGCCACTGTACCACATGGTGCCCTACCTGGGGTCCTCACTGGTCCTGATGGGGGACTGAGAAGTGTTCCTCTTCAGCCACTCTGTGGGCTCTGTGTCATTGTGCCTGGTTGGTTTGGCTGGATGAACTGGCTTAGCGGGCTGACTCATGTTCTGCTGCAGGAGGTCTGGTGTGGAGGTCCATGGGGCACTAGGGCCTTTGGGGTCAGGGGTGGGGGGTGTGGTGCTCAGGTCAGGAGCATGTGTGATTGAGACTGAAGGCTGGGTCAGGAGATGTGTAGGCTGGGTTCGTTGAGGTTCAGGCTGAGTTTGTGTAGGTTCAGACTGGGTATGTGtaggttgaggttgggtttgTGTAGGTTCAGGTTGGGTTTGTGTATGTCCAGGTTGGGCTTGTGTAGGTTCAGGTTGGGTTTGTGTAGGTTTAGGCTGGGCTTGTGTAGGTTCAGGTTGGGTTTGTGTAGGTTCAGGTTGGGCTTGTGTAGGTTCAGGCTGGGTTTGTGTAGGTTCAGGCTGAGTTTGTGTAGTTTCAGGCTGAGTTTTTGGTAGAGGATGGGTTTGtgtaggtttaggctgggtttgtgTAGGTTCAGGCTGGGTTTGTGTAGGTTGGGGTTGGGTTTGTGAAATTTCAGGTTGGGCTTGTGTAGGTTCAGGCTGGGTTTGTGTAGGTTCAAGCTGGGTTTGTGTCGGTTCAGGCTGAGTTAGTGTAGTTTCAGGCTGAGTTTGTGTAGTTTCAGGCTGAGTTTGTGTAGTTTCAGGCTGGGTTTGTGTAGTTTCAGGCTGAGTTTGTGTAGTTTCAGGCTGAGTTTGTGTAGGTTCAGGCTGAGTTTGTGTAGGTTCAGGCTGGGTTTGTGTAGTTTCAGGCTGAGTTTGTGTAGTTTCAGGCTGAGTTTGTGTAGGTTCAGGCTGGGTTTGCGTAGGTTCAGGCTGGGTTTGTGTAGGTTCAGGCTGAGTTTGTGTAGGTTCAGGCTGAGTTTGTGTAGGTTCAGGCTGGGTTTGTGTAGGTTCAGACTGATTTTGTGTAGATTCAGGCTGGATTTGTGTGACTGAAAACAGGGTGACAGGGCTAGGATGCTGTAAATGTGAATATGAAGGATACCTTTGTGTTACAGGATGGTGAGTTTGAGTGATTGAGTCAGAAGGATGCAGGGTTTGCATGAGTAGAGACTGAGTCACAGGTTCTCTGGGCTGGGCAAGACATTCAGGACTCTGGGTAGAGGGGTTTGAAAGGTGAGTGGGAGACTCTGGAGAAGGTTGCGGGCGTGGGACCAGAGACTGGGTAATAATGGTGATGGGCATTAGTGGCTTAATTGGTTGGTCAGAGACTTGATGCTGGATATGCATGACTGATGGCTGGTTGTGGATGCTTTGGGATACGGACTGTGTTAATTGAGATTGGCTATGTGGGACTAAAACCTGCCGTTGTGTCTCTGGGGGTGGATTATGTGCTAATGTTGGCTGGGTATGTATTATTGGAAGCTGGGTAAGTGAGGCGACTCTATGAGTTACTGAAGGCTGACTTAGTAGGTCTAAGGGTGGATATAGAGGTGGATGTGGGGGTTGTTGCACTGGAAGCTGGATCTGTGTGATTGTGGGCTGGGTTGGTTTGGCCGAGGCCTGGTCCGGTAGTACCAGCAATCCTGTCTGTCCTCCGCTGAGACCTGCTAGTCCTAAAGCTGTCTTCTTGAGAGACGAGAGCCGTCGTAAAGTGTCAGGGGCAGACACGTGGGTGATGTCGTTGCTCAAGTCTCTTTGAGATGCTTGGAATGAAACTAGAAAAGAATGAAAAGAGTGGTGTCAAACAAAACAACGCATGCTAGTCAAAAAAACAAGAATACCACTGCTTCCTGTGGGTTTCTAGGCACAATAGTCAATCACTTTATCATATTTGTCAGTGGTATATTCTCTAAGTACAAAGCTCTAAACTGATAACACTTGTAATGTCCCAACCCTTAACTGTTAAAtgaaccatttggaatgaatgcctaaacgaTGTGGGGTGCAGCTGCAGCAGGAGGAGAAAACCCAGGGTGTCCAAAACACCTCGAAACGTTTGGAGCAACTTCGAAATTTGCCGTTCGGAGAAACGTTGACAAACgtcagaatctgaagtcaaattagTCAAACCGTGAGATCTTGTGGatcagtttagtttagtttagtttattaatttgaccatttaaaaaaaacaagcacacattAAACTTAAAAGCCAATACATGCACATGAAAAAAAATCAtcgaggataacacacaataaagtctgggacttattgcCATTGTGGTCCTCTTCAGACAAGATGGCTAGACAAGATCCAACacagtatggggtattgtaaaGCAGTTGGCCACTGTAAAAAATATAATACAGTGCTGTATGCAATTTATGCCTCATGCAACATTGTACAAGACCACCTTTTCTTCATGACTTGTCAACTTATACAGTATCGCCGGTCTCTCTGCTTGAGATTCATCAGCTTACAATATATCAATGAAATTCAGATAATGAGGGAAGATATTGTTTTTATAAACCGGGTGGTTCaatccctgaatgctgattgtctgaAAGCAATGGTACAATAGGGCATATACTGTACCACAGGTATAACAAAACATgttttgttggtaaccagtttataatagcaataaggcacctccgggtttgtggtatatggccaatatacgaCGGCTAAGGGTTGTATCCTGGCAATCTGGTTGcttcgtgcctaagaacagctcttagccgtggtatattgtctatattgcttaaatatagtcgtaagcttacatacactaaggatggagtcattaaaactagtttttcaatcactccacagatttcttgtaaacaaactatagttttggcaagtcggttaggacatctactttgtgcatgacacaagtcatttttccaacaattgtttacagacagattatttcacttataattcacacaAGCCATTTTGATGATCTGTTTTGATTTTTGTGCTTAGTGTTGTGACAAtgtaccacatacttgtgaaaattgcACCAAAGCCCACGTGAAAAATACTATACTGTATACTATGGTAGGAATACTATTGTATTCATTGTAGttttctgtctggtgcagacatagagacagaaaacaactacccacaaatcatagtgggaaatcaggctgcctaagtattgttcttaatcagagacaacgattgtcaactgcctctgattgggaaccataccaggccaaaaacagaaatacaaaacatagaacaaaaacatagaatgccaccccaactcacggcctgaccaaactaaaatagatacataaaaaaggaactaaggtcaggacgtgacagtacccccctcccccccaaaggtgcggactctggccgcaaaacataaacccataggggagggtctgggtgggcatctgtccgtggtggcggctctggcgcgggacgtggaccctactccaccatagtcttggcccacttaagtggcgcctttggagtggcgaccctcgccgccgacctcggactggggacccttgcaACGGGCCCCCGaatagacgggagactccggcactGCCGGagtgacgggcggctccggcagctcctgactgacgggcggctccggcggcTCCTGagtgacgggcggctccggcggcTCCTGagtgacgggcggctccggcggctcctgagtgaagggcgactccggtcggctcctgacagacgggcggctccggcggctcctgacagacgggcggctccggcggctcctgacagacgggcggctccggtGGCTCCGGACAGATGGACGGCCCCGGCGGCTCCGGACATAcgtgcggctctggcagctccggacagacgggcggctctggtggctccaGACAGATGGACGGCCccggcggctctggacagacgggcggctctggcagctccggacagacgggagaacctggagggaggagatggagagacagcctggtgcgtggagctgccacaggacccaccaggctggggagacttacaggaggcctggtgcgtggaggaggcactgGATGGACTGGGCTGTGGGTGAGCACCggagatctggtgcataccaTTCGCACCTCTCCCTGAGGCTCAATACCCACATTCGCCCAGCACAGGCGGAGCGCATGCataggacgcactgcaccctcccagcgccccggagacacagcatgcagagccggcgcaggataccctgggccgaaacgGCGTACCGGAGACCAAACATGCTGGGCCGGCACAatacgccctggctggatgcccactctcacATGGCACTTGCGGGGGGCTGGCCTATAGCTCACAGGGCTATGAGTGCGTACTGGTGACACCGTGCtcttaaccgcataacacggtgcctgaccagtactgcgcttcttccggtaagcacggggagttggctcaggtctatcacctgactccgccaatctccctgtgtgccaaccccccccccaaaaaattggggctgcctctcgtgcctgttgCGCTGCCTTACCTTATATcgccgccgctcagctttcgctgcctccagctcttccttggggcggcgatattccccagcctgtgcccagggtcccctgccttccagtatctcctcccaagtccaggagcccagaaccctctgctcctggttaccacgctgcttggtccggttgtggtgggtagttctgtaacggttttcctcctcttctgaggaggagtaggaaggatcggaccaatatgcagcgtggtacgtgtccatgttaatatttatttaaactgaacacaaaaacaaaataacaagagaacgaacgaaaacaaaacagttctgtctggtgcagacatagagacagaaaacaactacccacaaatcatagtgggaaaacaggctgactaagtatggttctcaatcagagacaacgattgacagctgcctctgattgggaaccatactaggccaaaagcagaaacacaaaacaaaacagaacaaaaacatagaatgcccaccccaactcacgccctgaccaaactaaaatagagacataaaaaaggaactaaggtcagaacgtgacagattaacaatatatatatacattaggAGGTTGTTTCACAGTACTTTTCTAGGCTCACTGCCTCTTATGAAGAAACTGTCTGAGAAATGTGTGACTgtgaagacagaactctgcaggggagTGTAAGAGATAAGAGATTAGTCAGACATTCCACTATAAATCAACTTGGACATTTACTTTTAGATAGCTATATAAACAAGAGGTTTTGTGTTTAGTTTTGAGTAGGCATGGTTTTGGTCTCAGGTGTAGAAGATAATGATGTAGGCAGTGACATCACTAGGGCTGGACTTCAGGTTTAATCAAATAACTTGGGACCTTTTCTTCAATGCAGAACTCACTCGGAAACATGCGTTATTTTTCtgttgtcaacttctgtctgcaattgcattaataaagggTTTTGAATTATTTAATTAAAGATATTGTCATAATGCTAATTTCACCAATGAGTCAATGATGAACAAGGAAACGAACCCCAACACATGCATATTACATAAGATAACACATTACAATATTGCCTCAGCCTTGTAAATACTGAAAAAGGTAGTTCGTACAAGGATTCGCATGCATAGCATGCTGTGATTTAAGTTTTGGGCTATACACACCTGTACTTCCTGCCTGTAATTGGGTCATCTCAGAACGCTGAGCTAGACTCAGGACATTACTGGACAGAGGAATTCTCTGCTCTGCTTCAGTGTTTGGAACCTGCCATTTGTGGGAAGATGTTTGTCAGATTAATGAAATATGACATTGTCAGAAAGGCATACCAACTGAACCACTGAAAGCCATTAGAAATAAACACACAACTGGCGATCACAACAAAGCTGTGACTCACGATGTTAAGCAATGGTAAACAAATCAGCAAACAAGCGTTAAGAGATTTTCACATCAACCTCAATTATTACTCACTGCAGACGCAATCTGTCTATGCTGCTTGTCTCTATCAGCCGGGTCATCTTCAGCTTTAGATAGAGGAGATAATGATGAGGATAGATaggttgacagtgtgtgtgtgtgtgtgtgtgtgtgtgtgtgtgtgtgtgtgtgtgtgtgtgtgtgtgtgtgtgtgtgtgtgtgtgtgtgtgtgtgtgtgtgtgtgtgtgtgtgtgtgtgtgtgtgtgtgtgtgtgtgtgtgtgtgtgtgtgtgtgtgtgtgtgtgtgtattccactGTAGATATCATGAAGACATGGATAATACCAGAGATGGTGAGGGTGGATCTTCTTTGCTGTTGTCCCGCTCTGTTCTCAGCTGCACAGTGGTAGTCCCCTGCATCAGACAACTGAACCCTGGAGATATGCAGAGCCCCCTCATCTGCACACACGTGAAAGCACAAAGTCACACATTCACCAAACACTTAATGAACATTGCAACAACAGCCTTTATAGCCAGGTACAAAAATAACCCCTAGCCTATAGCACATTCCCCTAACCAATATTGCAGAAGctgttcagaccactgaaaaGCTAAAGAGAGCTTCAACATGTTGCTTTCACTAATCTGACCTCTTCTACTTAAGTAGAAATGGCCTTGCCTCTATAGAAGTAGAAAGGGCTTTGCCTCTATAGAAGTAGAAAGGGCTTTGCCTCTATAAAAGTAGAAAGGGCTTTGCCTCTATAAAAGTAGAAAGGGCTTTGCCTCTATAAAAGTAGAAAGGGCTTTGCCTCTATAAAAGTAGAAAGGGCTTTGCCTCTATAAAAGTAGAAAGGTCTTTGCCTCTATAAAAGTAGAAAGGGCTTTGCCTCTATAAAAGTAGAAAGGGCTTTGCCTCTATAAAAGTAGAAAGGGCTTTGCCTCTATAAAAGTAGAAAGGACTTTTACTCTATAAAAGTAGAAAGGGCTTTTACTCTATAGGGGAATGTGCTTATTTTTCTTTCTTAGCAGGTGTATGTTTTAAATGTGACTGGCTCACCATCTACATGCCTCTTCAGGGttggggtgatagtggtctgagAGTGTCCTCTGGTCCAGGTGTACCTGATGGGGAGGTCCCCCACTGCTCTGCATGGCAGGACCACAGAGGACCCTTCTGAGCTGCTCACTGCCCCAACGAAGGACACTATGATGGGGCTCACTGAGCCAGAGacggggaggaagggggagggagcacCACATCAGACAATCCTTATCATAGTCTTAGTACATTCATTCAGGTAATAAACACCTTAATCACATGCCTGAGCTTCACTTCCAGGTAATGTTGATCAActtaactttgttgtccataCCTCGGATATAGGCCAATGATCAAGTTTGTTTTACTTCatcatactgaataaaaatataaacgcaacatgcaacaattttattaatattactgagttacagttcatatgaggaaatcggtcaatttaaataaattcattaggccctaatctatggatttcacatgactgggaatacagatatgcatctgttggtcacagatacagtacCTTAAAttaaatgggcctcacaatgggtcATTACGGTATTTTAGTGCATTCAATTTGTCATTGATAAAACGCAACTGTGAACATTGCCCGTAACTTATGCAtgcctataccataaccccaccgccaccatggggcactctgttcacagcattgacatcagcaaatcgctcgcccatacacatggtctgtggttgtgaggccggtgggacatactgctaaattctctaaaacaacattggaggcggcttatggtagagaaattaacattcaattctctgggcacagctctggtggacattctttcAGTCAACATgctaattgcacactccctcaaaacttgagacatctgtggcattgtgttgtgtgacaaaactgcacatttaagagtggccttttattgtccccagcataaggtgcacctgtgtaatgatcatgctgtttaatcagattcttgatatgccacacctgtcaggtggatggattatcttggcaaaagagaaatggtcaccaacagagatgtaaacaaatttgtgcacaaaatttgagagaaataagcttttagtgcgtatggaacatttctgggatctttgatttcagctcatgaaacatgggatcaacactttacatgttgcgtttaaatTTTTATTCAGTGTACATATGGAAATAAATTtagtcacttcctgttagagtTGGGATACACACATTTGTCCACCACTATTCTTTGCCCCCCTGATGAAGGCTGTTGTAGCCAAAACACGTTAGTGTTTTTTAAACTAAAACAATAAAGGCTTTTACACTTTTCCACTACATTAGAGTGCATTGATTACTTCTGGAAGTTTGTTTTGCACAAAGGCTTTTCAGGCATCGTTCACTACCCAGCATCAACTTCTTTTTGTTCTATAGTATTTAATACCATGATCAAAGAGCACCTCATGGATTAACTATCATTAGTCTGCTCTATTTTGCATCCAGGAATGCATGAGCCATGCAGTACTATAGTTTAACATCAAACAgaatgtgtgtactgtactggatGAGGGAAGTTACCAGCGACACGTAAAGTAGCTGTGCTCCGGTCATGCCCCACAGTGTTAGAGGCTGCACAGGTGTAAGTCCCCTCGTCATAGCTCCTGACAGACAGGATGTAGAGGGTAGCGTTTCTCACCCTGAGAACAGAGAAGTTGGTCGGTCATTATCACAGAAAGGGAAGTGGTCTCCTGTCCTTGTCAAGCTAAAGGTTCCTGACAAAATATTGGTTGATGACATCAAAAAATGTTTTCTAGTGTACAGTAACACAAGACTGTGTTGGCCCACTGAGCTAAAACCTCACAGAACCACTTCTGTTACACTGAACATACCCCACAGAGATCTTTCCACCAGTCTGCATAGAGCGTCCCTGTTTGGACCAGACGATGGAGGGAAGGGGATGTCCCCAAACCTGGCAGTGGAACACCACCTGGGCCCCCATAGGGACCATCACCACTGGGGGCCACAGCCTCACCGAGGGAGGAGCTGGCAGGACAATAGGGGatcagggggaggaggaagagtaggCGGAACTTCTTACTTCTGTATCAATATATCTCAGACAATGGACTGTGTCTCAGATGATGATTGCAATTGTATATGCGTACTGAATGTAAACACGCTTTATCAATATCTCCTATACAGACACAAAATATAACATCTCCTATACAGGCACAGAATATAATATCTCCTATACAGACACAGAATATAATATCTCCAAGAAAGATACCTCCTATACAGACACAGAATATAATATCTCCTATACAGACACAGAATATAATATCTCCTATACAGACACAGAATATAATATCTCCTATACAGACGCAAGGCTAGTTAATAATAAACCTACGTCAAGTGTGATGTCTTACCGAGAACGGTCAGTCTGGCTGTTCTAGAGGTCACAGATCTGT includes:
- the LOC124036131 gene encoding mucin-4-like isoform X3, which gives rise to MLGSMSVCGPPAVASHLWLLIFSCSLHSQPALSDLVFSTRPEDSAGVLGAPLTLHCAVSDSSRQGALPVRWERASGEAAALSPGPDKGIHQVANGSLFFLQLREGDLGRYVCSAGIGDKHIRTVVQVMEAELEAVFFSPQSQTVSEGQTVFLQCVSGNSSPPAHITWLKDNTLFTKGTQMQGQYGGGNQRKTSGTLHLSNVLIEDEGEYVCVTHNALVNSSLESKAATLTVQGVPTGLQITQGPDNLTIAMQTEVSMCCAARGFPAPTVQWFKDSHLLANSSCLSLQNKGQLLVFKNVSEEDEGSYHCEARNERETVRSQPAYLLPAEMEWNFVLQPTNQTVRMGDSVTLVCRPPYSRPPARVSWFKNNRLLTPKTHFTVGPNGDLIFHSAHDTDRGVYFCRASNIHLYRSVTSRTARLTVLAPPSVRLWPPVVMVPMGAQVVFHCQVWGHPLPSIVWSKQGRSMQTGGKISVGVRNATLYILSVRSYDEGTYTCAASNTVGHDRSTATLRVAVSPIIVSFVGAVSSSEGSSVVLPCRAVGDLPIRYTWTRGHSQTTITPTLKRHVDDEGALHISRVQLSDAGDYHCAAENRAGQQQRRSTLTISAEDDPADRDKQHRQIASAVPNTEAEQRIPLSSNVLSLAQRSEMTQLQAGSTVSFQASQRDLSNDITHVSAPDTLRRLSSLKKTALGLAGLSGGQTGLLVLPDQASAKPTQPTITQIQLPVQQPPHPPLYPPLDLLSQPSVTHRVASLTQLPIIHTQPTLAHNPPPETQRQVLVPHSQSQLTQSVSQSIHNQPSVMHIQHQVSDQPIKPLMPITIITQSLVPRPQPSPESPTHLSNPSTQSPECLAQPREPVTQSLLMQTLHPSDSITQTHHPVTQRYPSYSHLQHPSPVTLFSVTQIQPESTQNQSEPTQTQPEPTQTQPEPTQTQPEPTQTQPEPTQTQPEPTQTQPETTQTQPETTQTQPEPTQTQPEPTQTQPETTQTQPETTQTQPETTQTQPETTQTQPETTLTQPEPTQTQLEPTQTQPEPTQAQPEISQTQPQPTQTQPEPTQTQPKPTQTHPLPKTQPETTQTQPEPTQTQPEPTQAQPEPTQTQPEPTQAQPKPTQTQPEPTQAQPGHTQTQPEPTQTQPQPTHTQSEPTQTQPEPQRTQPTHLLTQPSVSITHAPDLSTTPPTPDPKGPSAPWTSTPDLLQQNMSQPAKPVHPAKPTRHNDTEPTEWLKRNTSQSPIRTSEDPRVKPPPPWLPVLKKHDIPIVVGVGVSLAFIFITMAFYSLVQKKEPAPAIRALSSTVPRNLGVPFRHAEHLATGRTYENRAFEDDDLVAVIEQSPDTSDTRTRPPAPSPVTVMIDPAFDETQETQARPPSSSEHSVIAETYSEAIEDTQVDPFLDEEKDCSLSHPSIQLQCVEDWGGGGVYGQCQGQDFLSEPPSLTPSPFRSLSPSPPPVREESLRSSLTLQTTEPCATPIHHSVRISHGNAPLLLSHCVSLGLTTVAVDVHFYPAALASATAAMATVTAATQVNATAAAAPGPQLSSRLAQGQEHDQSAPSMCQSK
- the LOC124036131 gene encoding neurofascin-like isoform X2 is translated as MLGSMSVCGPPAVASHLWLLIFSCSLHSQPALSDLVFSTRPEDSAGVLGAPLTLHCAVSDSSRQGALPVRWERASGEAAALSPGPDKGIHQVANGSLFFLQLREGDLGRYVCSAGIGDKHIRTVVQVMEAGLLAFSPLVHASAEAIQCIYISFSTQNIFVCDVCFRNEKSIDTFDPSFDTVCVELEAVFFSPQSQTVSEGQTVFLQCVSGNSSPPAHITWLKDNTLFTKGTQMQGQYGGGNQRKTSGTLHLSNVLIEDEGEYVCVTHNALVNSSLESKAATLTVQGVPTGLQITQGPDNLTIAMQTEVSMCCAARGFPAPTVQWFKDSHLLANSSCLSLQNKGQLLVFKNVSEEDEGSYHCEARNERETVRSQPAYLLPAEMEWNFVLQPTNQTVRMGDSVTLVCRPPYSRPPARVSWFKNNRLLTPKTHFTVGPNGDLIFHSAHDTDRGVYFCRASNIHLYRSVTSRTARLTVLAPPSVRLWPPVVMVPMGAQVVFHCQVWGHPLPSIVWSKQGRSMQTGGKISVGVRNATLYILSVRSYDEGTYTCAASNTVGHDRSTATLRVAVSPIIVSFVGAVSSSEGSSVVLPCRAVGDLPIRYTWTRGHSQTTITPTLKRHVDDEGALHISRVQLSDAGDYHCAAENRAGQQQRRSTLTISAEDDPADRDKQHRQIASAVPNTEAEQRIPLSSNVLSLAQRSEMTQLQAGSTVSFQASQRDLSNDITHVSAPDTLRRLSSLKKTALGLAGLSGGQTGLLVLPDQASAKPTQPTITQIQLPVQQPPHPPLYPPLDLLSQPSVTHRVASLTQLPIIHTQPTLAHNPPPETQRQVLVPHSQSQLTQSVSQSIHNQPSVMHIQHQVSDQPIKPLMPITIITQSLVPRPQPSPESPTHLSNPSTQSPECLAQPREPVTQSLLMQTLHPSDSITQTHHPVTQRYPSYSHLQHPSPVTLFSVTQIQPESTQNQSEPTQTQPEPTQTQPEPTQTQPEPTQTQPEPTQTQPEPTQTQPETTQTQPETTQTQPEPTQTQPEPTQTQPETTQTQPETTQTQPETTQTQPETTQTQPETTLTQPEPTQTQLEPTQTQPEPTQAQPEISQTQPQPTQTQPEPTQTQPKPTQTHPLPKTQPETTQTQPEPTQTQPEPTQAQPEPTQTQPEPTQAQPKPTQTQPEPTQAQPGHTQTQPEPTQTQPQPTHTQSEPTQTQPEPQRTQPTHLLTQPSVSITHAPDLSTTPPTPDPKGPSAPWTSTPDLLQQNMSQPAKPVHPAKPTRHNDTEPTEWLKRNTSQSPIRTSEDPRVKPPPPWLPVLKKHDIPIVVGVGVSLAFIFITMAFYSLVQKKEPAPAIRVPRNLGVPFRHAEHLATGRTYENRAFEDDDLVAVIEQSPDTSDTRTRPPAPSPVTVMIDPAFDETQETQARPPSSSEHSVIAETYSEAIEDTQVDPFLDEEKDCSLSHPSIQLQCVEDWGGGGVYGQCQGQDFLSEPPSLTPSPFRSLSPSPPPVREESLRSSLTLQTTEPCATPIHHSVRISHGNAPLLLSHCVSLGLTTVAVDVHFYPAALASATAAMATVTAATQVNATAAAAPGPQLSSRLAQGQEHDQSAPSMCQSK